The following DNA comes from Microbacterium terregens.
CGCCCATGCCGAAGCCGCCGTTTCCACCCGATCGGTGCGGCGAGTGGTGATACGACAACAGCGTCGTGACCTGGGGGTCCGCGACCAGCACGATGTCACCACCGTGGCCACCGTTCCCGCCGTCCGGGCCGGCCATCGGCTTGAACTTCTCGCGCTTCACGGACACGCACCCGTTCCCGCCCTTGCCGGCGGACAGGTGCAGCGTCACTCGGTCGACGAATGTGACCATGCGCTCCCCCTTAGGGCTCGTGGTGCCTGCTGAACAGTGCTGACTGATGAACGCAGAGGGGGCGAGCCGAAGCCCGCCCCCTCCACAGAAAACTGCGTGTGCGGCGGATTACGCCGCCGGAACCACGATGTTGACGACCTTGCGGCCGCCCTTCGCGCCGAACTCGACCGCGCCGGCCTCGAGGGCGAACAGCGTGTCGTCTCCACCGCGTCCGACGTTGACGCCGGGGTGGAAGTGCGTGCCGCGCTGGCGGACGATAATCTCGCCGGCGAGCACCTTCTGGCCGCCGAAGCGCTTCACGCCGAGGCGCTGTGCGTTGGAGTCACGACCGTTGCGGGTGGAGCTTGCGCCCTTTTTGTGTGCCATGTTCCCAGTCTCTTCCGTGCTTACTTGATGCCAGTGACCTTGACGCGCGTGAGGTCCTGTCGGTGCCCCTGGCGCTTCTTGTAACCGGTCTTGTTCTTGAACTTCTGGATCACGATCTTGGGGCCGCGCTCCTCGCCGACGACCTCGGCCGTGACGGTCACCTTCGCGAGCTTGTCAGCGTCGGTCGTGACGGTGTCACCGTCGACGAACAGAACGGCGGGCAACTGGATCTCGTCGCC
Coding sequences within:
- the rpmA gene encoding 50S ribosomal protein L27, which produces MAHKKGASSTRNGRDSNAQRLGVKRFGGQKVLAGEIIVRQRGTHFHPGVNVGRGGDDTLFALEAGAVEFGAKGGRKVVNIVVPAA
- the rplU gene encoding 50S ribosomal protein L21, yielding MVYAVVRAGGRQEKVEVGTIVVLDRQSAKVGDEIQLPAVLFVDGDTVTTDADKLAKVTVTAEVVGEERGPKIVIQKFKNKTGYKKRQGHRQDLTRVKVTGIK